The region CAGGAACTTCTCGAAGAGAGAAGGATCGATCAGGTTTTTGCCGGTGGTGGAATTCCTCCATTGCAGAAACTTTCCGAACTAACCAAGAAGTACAATGTTCCTGTCTATACAACCGTTCGCCAGATCATGGTCGATGCAACGGGTATGTGCGGCTCCTGCCGTGTCTTCATCGATGGAGAACAAAAACTCGCCTGTATAGACGGTCCAATGTTCGACGGTCATAAGGTGGATTGGGAAGCTGCAATCAGCAGGCTCGCCATGTTTAAAAACAAGGAAGCTGTGGCAATGGAATGCTATAATGAAAAAATGAAGGAGGTGGTATAATGGCTGTTCAACCTAGAGTACCTATGAGAGAACAAAATCCCGCTGTTCGAATTACAAATTTCATGTCCGTACCCCTCGGCTATTCCTCAGAAGAAGCTGTAACAGAAGCAAAACGTTGCCTTCAATGCAAGGTTCCTATGTGTGAAACCGGCTGTCCTGTGCGCATGAGCATCAAAGATATTATCAAGCTTATTGCAGATGAAGAATTCGAAAAAGCATTCTATCTCTCAAAAGCAGATAACGCAGTTCCAGCAATGACTGGCAGGGTGTGCCCACAAGAAGACCAATGTGAAGGAAAATGTGTGCTGGATAAAACAGGACAACCCATCAATATTGGCAAACTATTCGCTTTTGTAGCAGACTGGGCTCGCAAAAAAGACATCCTCGAACAGATCCCGGAAGAAAGCAATGGCAAAAAAGTAGCAATCGTTGGTGCTGGACCCGCAGGTATAACCTGTTCAGTTGATCTGCGAAAACTCGGCTATGAGGTAACGGTCTTTGAAGCTCTACATATGGCTGGCGGTGTGCTTCAATATGGCATTCCAGCATTTCGACTGCCGCGCGATGTTGTGGACTACGAACTCTCCTATCTTGAAAAGATTGGTGTAGATATTCAACTCAACAAGGTTGTGGGTCAAAATGTTGATTTTGAAGTTCTCAAAAAAGAGTATGATGCGATCTACCTGGCAACAGGTGCCGGAGCTCCCCGATTCCTCAATTGCGAAGGCGAAAAACTGAAAGGTGTGTACTCCGCGAACGAATTCTTAATCAGAGTAAATCTGATGAAAGCCTATAAATTTCCTGATTGGGATACTCCCATTATTTGCGGAGATAAAGTAGGTGTTATCGGAT is a window of Candidatus Cloacimonadota bacterium DNA encoding:
- the gltA gene encoding NADPH-dependent glutamate synthase, with the protein product MAVQPRVPMREQNPAVRITNFMSVPLGYSSEEAVTEAKRCLQCKVPMCETGCPVRMSIKDIIKLIADEEFEKAFYLSKADNAVPAMTGRVCPQEDQCEGKCVLDKTGQPINIGKLFAFVADWARKKDILEQIPEESNGKKVAIVGAGPAGITCSVDLRKLGYEVTVFEALHMAGGVLQYGIPAFRLPRDVVDYELSYLEKIGVDIQLNKVVGQNVDFEVLKKEYDAIYLATGAGAPRFLNCEGEKLKGVYSANEFLIRVNLMKAYKFPDWDTPIICGDKVGVIGCGNVAMDAARCAKRLGAKEVSILYRRTKQCAPARAEEIHHAEEEGIIFKEMISPCRIFGNEDGWVTGIEMVKTEFKGTDKSGRPRPVNVEGSEFILEMDTIINALGTTPNRLFLSNVPELDTYSWGGIKVDDNYMSNIPGVFAGGDALSGGSTVIDAMGNGRDAAEAIDKYLNNP